One Sulfolobus sp. S-194 DNA segment encodes these proteins:
- the thiC gene encoding phosphomethylpyrimidine synthase ThiC codes for MAIIDDARKGIITDEMKKISLIERVQPEKVRKRIAEGKIVLLRNEKHPSKKIVAIGKGLTTKININLGTSSEVVNLHMELEKVKIANKWGDTLMDLSTGGDLDLIRREIIEHSELPVGTVPVYQVFIESFKHKSGGAYFTEDNLLDAIEKHLKDGVAFMTIHAGLTKDLAIKALKSNRIIPIVSRGGDMIVGWMIHNNAENPYRKNWDYVLEMFKEYDAVISLGDALRPGATGDAHDEFQIGELLESARLVKSALEKGVQVMVEGPGHVPLNEIAWDVRLMKKLTGGVPYYVLGPLPIDVSAPYDHIASAIGAAIASASGVDLLCYLTPAEHLGLPTIEQVEEGAIAYRIAAHTGDVVKLGKKVRKWDDIVSYYRGKLEWEKMISSLIDPERAMKVYTQFGKPKIRACTMCGGYCPMMWAMDQVRKIND; via the coding sequence ATGGCAATAATTGATGATGCGAGAAAAGGTATTATAACTGATGAAATGAAAAAGATAAGTCTAATTGAGAGAGTTCAACCAGAAAAAGTTAGGAAAAGAATAGCAGAAGGAAAAATTGTGCTACTTAGAAATGAAAAACACCCTTCTAAAAAGATCGTTGCAATAGGAAAGGGTTTAACAACTAAAATTAATATAAACCTAGGAACATCTAGTGAAGTTGTCAATCTTCATATGGAATTAGAAAAGGTGAAAATTGCAAACAAATGGGGAGATACATTAATGGACTTATCGACTGGGGGAGATTTAGATTTAATTAGAAGGGAAATAATAGAGCACTCCGAGCTACCAGTAGGTACTGTTCCAGTTTATCAAGTTTTTATAGAATCTTTTAAGCATAAATCTGGTGGAGCATATTTCACAGAAGATAATTTGTTAGATGCTATAGAAAAACATTTAAAAGATGGAGTCGCTTTTATGACGATTCATGCGGGTTTAACAAAGGATTTGGCTATAAAGGCTCTGAAAAGCAACAGAATAATCCCTATAGTATCTAGAGGAGGAGATATGATAGTAGGATGGATGATTCATAATAATGCTGAGAATCCATATAGAAAGAACTGGGATTACGTGTTAGAAATGTTTAAGGAATATGATGCTGTAATCTCTTTGGGAGATGCCTTAAGACCTGGAGCTACTGGAGACGCTCATGACGAGTTCCAAATTGGAGAACTATTAGAATCGGCAAGGCTAGTAAAGAGTGCACTTGAGAAAGGAGTTCAAGTAATGGTAGAGGGGCCAGGTCACGTTCCTCTAAATGAGATAGCATGGGATGTGAGGTTAATGAAAAAGCTTACTGGTGGTGTTCCTTATTATGTTCTAGGTCCTTTACCAATAGATGTTAGTGCACCTTATGATCATATTGCTTCGGCTATAGGTGCAGCAATTGCTTCGGCAAGTGGTGTTGACTTATTATGTTATCTAACCCCAGCTGAGCACTTAGGGTTACCAACTATTGAACAAGTTGAAGAAGGAGCTATAGCTTATAGAATTGCCGCTCATACTGGAGACGTTGTCAAACTAGGTAAAAAAGTTAGGAAATGGGATGACATAGTAAGCTATTATAGAGGAAAACTGGAATGGGAAAAAATGATATCGTCATTAATAGATCCAGAAAGGGCTATGAAAGTCTATACACAATTTGGCAAACCGAAAATTAGGGCATGTACCATGTGTGGTGGATATTGTCCAATGATGTGGGCTATGGATCAAGTTAGGAAAATTAATGACTAG
- a CDS encoding NAD(P)/FAD-dependent oxidoreductase, which yields MIVVIGSGPAGIYGAFTASALGEKVKLIEEKERLGGTCVLYGCIPSKAMLHPLYLKYSLERLGRKIDFSYEELMKLAQDAISRISKGVEYMLESYGVEVIHGRGILKSKEVEVSGQTLYPEKVLVATGTLKPEINGTIASDDLPYLNREFNSVTVIGGGVGGIEYGWLLHKIGKEVHIVEKENLLLPKHDMDLRNYVTNHFKRIGVKLHLGVEAKIENNKVKLSNGEEITSDIILMSFGRKPNLTGVESLPHDYWIKVNEYMETPVKDIYAAGDVTGSFTAHEAIHKGYIAGINMKGIKRPYDSSAVPKVIYTSPQIAYVGNTNSGRCMKMEFSGLARAIAEKETEGFLKICVEDERIIGGVAFSERAEEIISFLALGIKFKGSLDELLDFQYPHPSYLEMIWEILRKIKWG from the coding sequence ATGATTGTCGTTATAGGTTCTGGTCCTGCTGGAATATATGGTGCATTTACGGCTTCTGCTTTAGGAGAGAAAGTTAAACTTATAGAAGAAAAAGAAAGGTTAGGTGGAACTTGTGTTTTATATGGCTGTATTCCTTCAAAAGCAATGTTGCATCCACTTTATTTAAAGTATTCTTTAGAGAGACTAGGAAGGAAAATTGATTTTAGTTACGAAGAACTGATGAAGCTTGCACAAGACGCAATTTCAAGGATTTCAAAGGGAGTTGAGTACATGCTAGAGAGTTATGGTGTTGAAGTTATTCATGGTAGAGGAATACTTAAGAGCAAAGAAGTTGAAGTATCTGGTCAAACATTATATCCTGAGAAAGTATTGGTAGCAACTGGGACTTTAAAACCAGAAATTAATGGCACTATAGCTTCAGATGATTTACCATATCTTAACAGGGAGTTTAATTCAGTAACCGTAATTGGTGGCGGTGTAGGGGGTATTGAATATGGTTGGTTGTTACACAAAATAGGGAAAGAAGTGCATATAGTAGAGAAAGAAAATTTACTTTTACCGAAACATGATATGGATTTAAGAAATTATGTAACTAATCACTTTAAGAGAATTGGAGTTAAACTTCATTTAGGAGTAGAGGCTAAGATAGAGAATAATAAAGTTAAACTCTCAAATGGAGAAGAAATTACGAGTGATATTATTTTAATGAGTTTTGGAAGAAAACCTAATCTTACTGGGGTAGAAAGTCTACCTCATGATTATTGGATAAAGGTTAATGAATACATGGAAACTCCAGTAAAAGACATTTACGCTGCTGGTGATGTAACTGGTTCATTTACAGCACATGAGGCAATACATAAAGGATATATAGCTGGGATTAATATGAAAGGAATTAAAAGACCTTATGATAGTTCTGCTGTTCCAAAGGTTATTTACACATCACCACAAATTGCTTACGTCGGAAATACGAATAGTGGTAGATGTATGAAAATGGAATTTTCTGGATTAGCTAGAGCTATTGCAGAAAAGGAGACTGAAGGATTTTTAAAAATCTGTGTAGAGGATGAAAGAATAATAGGTGGTGTTGCCTTTTCAGAAAGGGCTGAAGAAATTATCTCTTTTTTGGCTTTAGGGATTAAGTTTAAGGGAAGTTTAGATGAACTTCTTGATTTCCAGTATCCACATCCTTCTTATCTTGAAATGATATGGGAAATTTTAAGAAAAATTAAGTGGGGATAA
- a CDS encoding NAD-dependent epimerase/dehydratase family protein — protein sequence MRILITGLGFIATHVAEVLSSEHEVIATYRNLNPVKKVYYEKLEGKGVKLIKLDILSDTERLREEVKKSDVIINFIGEIYGDEKTLYISNVEVPKTIASIIKEVGNKPIFIHTSGSTYGITGEVKIEKELGEGLNPQSSFEKTKLEGEKVVYSIAKGNFPLVIIRPTLVYGKYSAHIQFVTMYRLAKLGIIPKSGISFMPISANNIGKMILRLIEEKPMLLYFYATECEKVALEKFFEIYTKALGKKGIYIPIPKSIVKSVMPKEIRGLLKYEGTVYDCSVSKKLINELRFDENEVYQNALFLKELDEKKILIPT from the coding sequence ATGAGAATACTTATTACTGGTTTAGGTTTCATAGCAACTCATGTAGCTGAAGTCTTATCTTCAGAACACGAAGTGATAGCCACTTATAGAAATCTTAATCCGGTAAAGAAAGTTTATTATGAAAAGCTTGAAGGAAAAGGAGTTAAATTAATTAAACTAGACATCTTGTCAGATACGGAAAGATTAAGAGAAGAAGTGAAAAAGAGTGATGTGATTATCAATTTTATTGGGGAAATATATGGTGATGAAAAAACACTATATATTTCTAATGTAGAAGTCCCAAAAACTATAGCGAGTATAATAAAAGAGGTAGGCAACAAACCTATTTTTATTCATACTAGCGGATCCACTTACGGGATAACTGGAGAAGTTAAGATTGAAAAAGAGCTTGGTGAAGGTCTAAATCCTCAATCATCTTTTGAAAAAACCAAACTAGAAGGGGAGAAAGTTGTTTATTCAATAGCAAAAGGGAATTTTCCTCTTGTTATTATTAGACCAACCCTTGTATATGGAAAATACTCGGCTCATATTCAATTTGTAACTATGTATAGGTTAGCAAAGCTAGGTATTATTCCAAAATCTGGCATATCTTTTATGCCAATCAGTGCAAATAATATAGGTAAAATGATATTAAGGCTAATTGAGGAAAAACCTATGCTATTATATTTCTATGCTACTGAGTGTGAAAAAGTAGCTCTTGAGAAGTTTTTTGAGATTTATACGAAAGCATTAGGTAAAAAAGGAATTTACATACCAATTCCGAAAAGCATTGTTAAGTCTGTTATGCCAAAAGAAATAAGAGGTCTATTAAAATATGAAGGTACTGTGTACGATTGTAGTGTAAGTAAAAAACTTATTAATGAACTACGGTTTGATGAGAATGAAGTTTATCAAAATGCACTATTTTTGAAAGAATTAGATGAGAAAAAGATCCTTATCCCCACTTAA
- the lrs14 gene encoding HTH-type transcriptional regulator Lrs14 — MELEVTKIRLPSGKEVGIIEALSFCYDISDTDFQVLKVLLNSEGKNEDSLAEMLKLSKASINRSVNKLVSLGFVERVKDSSSKGGRPRYIYKAIPTERLIEKIVNDFKRCAELFGQLIPKELGKQQQ; from the coding sequence ATGGAATTAGAAGTAACTAAAATAAGACTACCTAGTGGCAAAGAAGTAGGAATAATAGAGGCTTTAAGTTTTTGCTATGATATTTCAGATACGGATTTTCAGGTACTAAAGGTTTTATTAAACAGTGAAGGAAAGAATGAGGATTCATTAGCAGAAATGTTGAAGTTATCTAAAGCCTCTATCAACAGAAGTGTAAACAAACTAGTATCTTTAGGTTTTGTTGAGAGAGTAAAAGATTCATCTTCTAAGGGAGGCAGACCTAGATATATCTATAAGGCTATACCAACCGAGAGATTAATAGAGAAAATAGTTAATGATTTCAAGAGATGTGCCGAACTCTTCGGGCAATTAATTCCTAAGGAATTAGGAAAACAACAACAATGA
- a CDS encoding CoB--CoM heterodisulfide reductase iron-sulfur subunit B family protein, with product MRINNPYGKVAFYPGCSLDGMGKPYDVSLALVAKDLGLEYEKIEDYNCCGALEVKNVNTMAGLLLPARNLSLARQMGADTVMSACPGCHYSLSRTHYYMTKYPKLREKVNAYLEKMGEKGYDMKLLMIHAVEFIYNTVGPEGVKARVKRSLNGLKVAPYYGCLYARPKQYILTGYMKIKDDPERPFFMDKLLEATGAEVVPFEAKTMCCGGPHVYSDINVALNLEARILKEARRNGAELLIVDCPLGGVAFETNMNKIAEIYGEDLRIPVVYFSQLLAFAFGHSPEEALLNANLTNPMTVLKRYL from the coding sequence ATCAGAATCAATAATCCTTATGGTAAAGTAGCATTTTATCCAGGGTGTTCACTGGACGGTATGGGTAAGCCTTATGATGTATCATTAGCATTAGTTGCTAAGGACTTAGGTTTAGAATACGAGAAAATCGAGGACTATAACTGTTGTGGCGCATTAGAAGTAAAGAACGTAAATACTATGGCTGGTTTATTATTACCGGCAAGGAATTTATCACTAGCAAGACAAATGGGTGCAGATACTGTAATGTCGGCATGTCCGGGTTGCCATTACTCCTTATCAAGAACCCACTATTATATGACAAAATATCCGAAATTAAGGGAGAAGGTTAATGCGTATCTAGAAAAGATGGGTGAAAAAGGTTATGATATGAAACTCTTGATGATCCATGCTGTAGAGTTTATATATAATACTGTAGGACCAGAAGGAGTCAAGGCCAGAGTAAAGAGATCATTAAATGGATTAAAAGTTGCACCATATTATGGTTGTCTATATGCAAGACCAAAGCAATACATTCTTACTGGATATATGAAGATAAAAGATGATCCAGAAAGACCATTCTTCATGGATAAACTACTAGAAGCTACTGGTGCTGAAGTAGTTCCATTTGAGGCAAAAACAATGTGCTGTGGTGGTCCCCACGTTTACTCTGATATAAATGTTGCATTAAACTTAGAAGCTAGAATTCTTAAAGAAGCTAGAAGGAATGGTGCCGAATTATTAATAGTTGATTGCCCATTAGGTGGAGTTGCTTTTGAAACTAATATGAATAAAATTGCTGAAATTTATGGTGAAGATTTAAGAATTCCAGTAGTTTACTTTAGCCAATTACTAGCTTTTGCATTTGGTCATTCTCCAGAAGAAGCATTATTAAATGCCAACTTGACAAATCCAATGACGGTGTTAAAGAGGTATTTGTAA
- a CDS encoding 4Fe-4S dicluster domain-containing protein, with translation MPIPELEKPIIKGLIQKDKVIVDGVELDGTWNAFMIERTQTGYDPTVWDEIANTLEGVTISACWQCGTCTSGCTMREYDPDYSPRRFIDLARKGDKQALIELQNSLWRCVSCQKCTHRCPKGVLVEEVVHAIHNYLLKHGLVKKDPGTVFDELFLETVINNGGRISELTLGAASAKAGFVSLSLKDLIVMGGAMLRSGLVKDLLRPNRVKNWDRVKKVLEEAMQEEVRPE, from the coding sequence ATGCCCATTCCTGAATTAGAAAAACCCATAATTAAAGGTCTAATTCAAAAAGACAAGGTAATAGTTGATGGTGTAGAACTAGACGGAACATGGAACGCATTCATGATTGAAAGAACACAGACTGGCTACGATCCTACAGTATGGGACGAGATAGCCAATACTCTAGAAGGCGTTACAATAAGCGCGTGCTGGCAATGCGGAACTTGTACCTCTGGTTGTACGATGAGAGAATACGATCCAGACTATAGTCCAAGAAGATTTATAGACTTAGCCAGAAAGGGCGACAAACAAGCATTAATAGAGTTACAAAATAGTTTATGGAGATGTGTATCATGTCAGAAATGTACTCACAGATGTCCTAAGGGAGTGCTGGTAGAGGAAGTTGTTCATGCTATACACAATTATCTCTTAAAACATGGTTTAGTAAAGAAGGATCCTGGCACAGTATTCGATGAACTATTCCTAGAAACTGTAATAAACAATGGTGGTAGAATATCAGAATTAACTTTAGGTGCTGCATCAGCAAAAGCTGGTTTTGTATCACTCAGCTTAAAAGATCTTATAGTTATGGGTGGTGCAATGTTGAGATCCGGTTTAGTAAAAGATTTACTCAGGCCAAATAGAGTGAAGAATTGGGATAGAGTAAAGAAAGTATTAGAAGAGGCAATGCAAGAGGAGGTGAGACCAGAATGA
- a CDS encoding CoB--CoM heterodisulfide reductase iron-sulfur subunit A family protein, which yields MAGEKVLVIGAGPAGLSATKELANLGINVVLVEREAFLGGTPKRLKYSLLFPELRPASEVIDPLIKSVQENKNVKIYLESIVDSVKQEGNGFTINIKDKSGKITTEKVNAIIAASGFEHFDSRRKYEYGYGIIPNIYQISDIEGMLSENRLVTTKGTPPKRVAILLCVGSRDATVGNTYCSRVCCAVSIKQAMEIKQRIPDAVVHIYYMDIRTYGLMEDKLYWKSQLDYRVGYIRGRISEFMRGPNDTVIIKGEDTMNLNRALTVPYDMVILANGMELGLGSKQVAKILGLEFEEHGFVKPLDPDRLPVQSTKKGIFLAGAITGPKTISDSITEGYAAAMKAYEYIMKGTWEEPVKVATAEVAHH from the coding sequence ATGGCTGGTGAAAAAGTTCTCGTAATTGGAGCTGGTCCAGCTGGATTATCTGCTACAAAAGAATTAGCTAATTTAGGTATTAACGTAGTTTTAGTAGAGAGAGAAGCTTTTCTTGGTGGTACTCCAAAAAGATTGAAGTATAGCCTATTATTCCCAGAATTAAGGCCCGCCTCAGAAGTAATTGATCCTCTAATTAAATCAGTTCAAGAAAATAAAAATGTTAAAATCTACCTAGAAAGTATAGTTGATAGTGTAAAACAAGAGGGTAATGGATTTACTATAAATATTAAGGATAAGAGCGGAAAAATTACTACAGAAAAAGTGAATGCAATTATAGCCGCTTCAGGTTTTGAGCATTTTGATTCTAGGAGAAAATATGAGTACGGTTATGGGATAATACCAAATATTTATCAAATCTCTGATATTGAAGGCATGCTTTCAGAAAATAGATTAGTTACTACTAAGGGTACGCCACCAAAAAGAGTTGCAATATTATTATGTGTAGGTTCTAGAGACGCTACTGTAGGAAATACTTATTGCTCAAGAGTATGTTGTGCTGTGTCAATAAAGCAAGCTATGGAGATCAAACAGAGGATTCCAGATGCGGTAGTTCACATCTACTACATGGATATAAGAACTTATGGTCTAATGGAGGACAAATTATACTGGAAATCGCAACTAGATTACAGGGTTGGTTATATTAGAGGTAGAATTTCAGAGTTCATGAGAGGTCCTAACGACACTGTCATAATAAAGGGAGAAGATACGATGAACTTGAATAGGGCGCTGACTGTGCCTTATGACATGGTAATATTGGCTAATGGAATGGAGCTTGGATTGGGTTCAAAACAAGTGGCTAAGATATTGGGATTGGAGTTTGAAGAGCATGGTTTCGTTAAGCCGTTAGATCCAGATAGATTACCAGTCCAATCAACTAAGAAAGGAATATTCTTAGCTGGTGCAATAACTGGGCCTAAGACTATTTCAGATTCCATAACTGAGGGATATGCAGCAGCAATGAAAGCTTATGAATATATTATGAAGGGCACATGGGAGGAACCAGTAAAGGTAGCTACTGCTGAGGTGGCTCATCATTAA
- a CDS encoding CoB--CoM heterodisulfide reductase iron-sulfur subunit B family protein: MVTQEEKKLHEEIKEAFPYADDVDWNEVYQRIIYRYSTPHGLQHIKEELYKLEDEGEIIVHHIKPNNNPVEVQTLNGMPKKIPTTKLWHHKSCGQCGHIPGYPTSVFWVMNKLEIDYLDEPHQTSCTGWNYHASGASNPVALAGVYVRNMWRAYETGYFPLIHCGTSFGHYKEVRNMIILHKEIRDKLRPIMRKLDMDIVIPEEVVHYSEWLYVMSKKAAQQKKYNLDNIKAAVHTPCHVYKLVPEDTVYDPEVFQGRRPAAPSGTVQNFGAKLVDYSTWWDCCGFGFRHILTEREFSRSFALFKKVIPAVEEGNADIFVTSDTGCVTTLDKSQWAGKAHGFNYNLPVLADAQFAAIMMGADPYKIGQIHWHATDVEGFLRRVGVPVDEYKEQFLQYLADLREGKAQPEYLYKPHRKIDFYLALPDRVKWYKGEQAVQK, translated from the coding sequence ATGGTTACTCAAGAAGAAAAAAAGCTACATGAGGAGATAAAAGAGGCTTTTCCTTATGCAGATGACGTAGATTGGAATGAAGTATATCAAAGGATTATTTATAGATATAGTACCCCACACGGCTTACAGCATATAAAAGAAGAATTATACAAGTTAGAGGATGAAGGAGAGATAATTGTTCATCACATCAAACCCAATAATAACCCAGTTGAGGTACAAACATTAAATGGAATGCCAAAGAAAATACCCACAACAAAATTATGGCATCATAAGAGTTGTGGACAGTGTGGCCACATACCCGGTTATCCAACCTCTGTTTTCTGGGTAATGAATAAGTTAGAAATAGATTACCTAGATGAACCGCATCAAACATCGTGTACTGGATGGAATTATCACGCGTCTGGTGCCTCCAACCCCGTAGCCTTGGCAGGAGTATATGTAAGGAACATGTGGAGAGCTTATGAAACGGGTTACTTCCCATTAATACATTGCGGAACATCATTTGGTCATTATAAAGAAGTTAGAAACATGATAATATTACACAAAGAGATAAGAGACAAACTTAGACCAATCATGAGAAAACTGGATATGGACATTGTAATACCAGAAGAGGTAGTTCATTATTCTGAATGGTTATATGTAATGAGCAAGAAAGCTGCACAGCAGAAGAAATACAATCTAGATAATATTAAGGCAGCTGTACATACTCCTTGTCATGTTTATAAGTTAGTTCCAGAGGATACTGTTTACGATCCCGAAGTATTCCAAGGTAGAAGACCAGCAGCCCCATCTGGAACTGTACAGAATTTCGGCGCTAAACTAGTGGATTACTCAACCTGGTGGGATTGCTGTGGATTCGGATTTAGACATATCCTAACAGAGAGGGAATTCAGTAGAAGTTTCGCACTATTTAAGAAGGTTATACCAGCAGTTGAGGAAGGGAATGCTGATATCTTTGTAACCTCAGATACTGGGTGTGTTACTACTTTAGATAAGAGTCAGTGGGCTGGAAAGGCTCATGGTTTCAATTATAACTTACCAGTATTAGCTGATGCGCAATTTGCAGCAATAATGATGGGTGCAGATCCCTATAAGATTGGACAAATACATTGGCATGCAACAGATGTTGAAGGTTTCTTAAGAAGAGTTGGTGTACCAGTCGATGAATATAAAGAACAATTCTTACAGTACTTAGCAGACTTAAGAGAAGGAAAAGCACAGCCAGAATACTTATACAAACCACATAGAAAGATTGACTTCTACTTAGCTTTACCAGACAGAGTGAAATGGTATAAAGGTGAGCAAGCTGTTCAAAAATGA
- a CDS encoding 4Fe-4S dicluster domain-containing protein, translating into MATVKAIPLPDDPRVMDMAYDVQVVEPEELRNFESNLKPEERELAIKYWQAVKSDFRFNEYLRGCLNCGVCTSGCPAAKFYDFGPREMIQYMMRDEVDKIWEFVNKKVWACVQCYTCSMRCPFNNEIAGLIMLLREYAVQFGLPSAKEILAPYRRVLYTVMTTGNQVTPNMIQPEAFPDWGPQAVEESKNMDVYRKAVPVDLMQRTDIGWQTSLQTAVELMTIFIESGVLDAIKNVDEDLYEMIMDMYEERKQQLEEIKEKYMKGELNEDELPDNWMDL; encoded by the coding sequence ATGGCAACTGTAAAAGCTATACCTCTACCAGATGATCCAAGAGTTATGGATATGGCTTATGATGTCCAAGTAGTAGAACCAGAGGAGCTCAGAAATTTTGAAAGTAACTTAAAGCCAGAGGAAAGAGAACTTGCAATAAAGTATTGGCAAGCAGTAAAGTCTGACTTTAGATTTAATGAGTATTTAAGAGGATGTTTGAACTGTGGTGTTTGTACCTCGGGATGTCCTGCTGCAAAATTCTACGATTTCGGTCCTAGGGAAATGATACAGTACATGATGAGGGATGAAGTAGACAAGATATGGGAGTTTGTAAATAAGAAAGTTTGGGCCTGTGTACAATGCTACACTTGCTCAATGAGATGTCCATTTAATAATGAGATCGCTGGGCTAATAATGTTACTTAGAGAATACGCAGTTCAATTTGGTTTACCATCAGCTAAAGAAATTCTAGCACCGTATAGAAGAGTCCTATATACTGTAATGACTACTGGTAATCAGGTGACACCAAACATGATTCAGCCAGAAGCATTCCCAGATTGGGGACCACAAGCTGTAGAGGAGTCTAAGAATATGGATGTGTATAGAAAAGCAGTACCTGTTGATTTGATGCAAAGAACTGATATTGGTTGGCAAACATCATTACAAACAGCAGTAGAGTTAATGACTATCTTTATTGAATCTGGTGTACTTGATGCAATAAAGAATGTCGATGAAGATTTATACGAAATGATTATGGACATGTATGAGGAAAGAAAACAGCAGTTAGAAGAAATCAAAGAGAAGTATATGAAAGGAGAGCTTAACGAGGATGAATTACCCGATAATTGGATGGATTTATAA
- a CDS encoding sulfurtransferase TusA family protein, which yields MAEIKIAKTLDVKGMYCPGPVMETAKAIKQIGIGEVLEILATDPAAKPDIEAWARRTGQQILDIQQQGGVTRILIKRVK from the coding sequence ATGGCTGAAATTAAGATTGCAAAAACATTAGATGTTAAGGGAATGTATTGTCCAGGGCCAGTAATGGAGACTGCAAAAGCAATAAAGCAAATTGGAATTGGTGAGGTTTTAGAGATATTGGCTACTGATCCAGCAGCTAAGCCAGATATTGAGGCTTGGGCTAGAAGAACAGGTCAACAAATTCTCGATATTCAACAGCAAGGTGGAGTTACGAGAATACTAATAAAGAGGGTTAAGTAA
- a CDS encoding DsrE/DsrF/DrsH-like family protein, with product MAEQKKKLSIIVFSGTIDKLMPVGILTSGAAASGYEVNLFFTFWGLTNITKAGIQRQPAPIDKNYEQMGPIMMQKMQEMKYPMWHQLVQQAKEIGEVKVFACSTTMEFFGIKREDLAEFVDDVVGVATFLDRAEGGTTLFI from the coding sequence TTGGCTGAGCAAAAGAAAAAACTCTCAATAATAGTCTTCTCTGGTACGATAGATAAGTTAATGCCAGTTGGAATTTTAACATCAGGTGCTGCAGCATCTGGATACGAAGTTAACTTGTTCTTCACATTTTGGGGATTAACAAATATAACTAAAGCAGGAATTCAGAGGCAACCAGCACCAATAGATAAGAACTACGAACAGATGGGTCCAATAATGATGCAAAAAATGCAAGAAATGAAATACCCAATGTGGCATCAACTAGTACAGCAGGCTAAGGAAATTGGAGAAGTTAAAGTGTTTGCGTGCTCAACCACTATGGAATTCTTCGGAATAAAGAGAGAAGACTTAGCGGAATTTGTAGATGATGTAGTTGGTGTTGCAACGTTTTTAGACAGAGCAGAAGGAGGAACAACTCTATTCATTTGA
- a CDS encoding DsrE family protein — protein MSEGEKKQKVLVVVTHGPEDLDRTYAPLFMASISASMEYETSVFFMIKGPKLLDKKWQEEERKKGGNPFIHFFDMAKENGVKMYVCVQSLKDMCHMNESDVVDGVEIVGGSTLIDLLFDADRALFF, from the coding sequence ATGAGTGAAGGAGAAAAGAAACAAAAAGTATTGGTTGTAGTAACCCATGGTCCTGAGGATTTAGATAGGACATATGCCCCATTATTTATGGCTTCAATATCTGCCTCAATGGAATATGAGACTTCAGTGTTCTTTATGATAAAGGGGCCAAAATTATTAGATAAGAAATGGCAAGAGGAAGAGAGGAAAAAAGGCGGAAATCCATTTATACACTTCTTCGATATGGCAAAAGAAAATGGAGTTAAAATGTATGTTTGTGTACAGAGTCTTAAAGACATGTGCCACATGAATGAAAGTGATGTAGTAGATGGAGTAGAAATTGTAGGAGGGTCAACGTTAATAGATTTACTCTTCGATGCTGATAGAGCGTTATTCTTCTGA